A genomic stretch from Pirellulales bacterium includes:
- a CDS encoding exosortase-associated EpsI family protein — MKQVGQISIVVLAIGVTVAAAIHQGHLTNRWGASQRMEAAVPVLQSLPKDLGPWRLDAPDKLPPEVVKTLQCPVYAGGQYSNRETGETVLVSALLGPPGTMSVHRPEICFSAISFPQETDRQRTVILSDGIEHSAWKVQFRDMNSTDGGIMRVYYAWSDDGVWSAAEQPRIAFGTKPFLFKVQVVVRLSEAAASQASDPGQSFLSEFIPVFRKLIDRHKLGRGNKQ; from the coding sequence TTGAAGCAGGTCGGACAAATTAGCATTGTCGTCTTGGCAATCGGAGTAACGGTTGCGGCAGCCATTCACCAGGGACACCTTACCAATCGCTGGGGAGCATCACAGCGCATGGAGGCCGCAGTCCCGGTGTTGCAATCGCTGCCAAAGGACTTGGGACCATGGCGTCTCGATGCGCCCGACAAATTGCCGCCAGAGGTGGTGAAAACCCTGCAGTGTCCCGTGTACGCAGGCGGCCAGTATTCGAACCGAGAGACTGGGGAAACGGTGCTGGTTAGCGCACTGTTGGGACCGCCCGGTACCATGTCGGTGCATCGACCGGAGATTTGCTTCTCCGCCATTAGCTTTCCCCAGGAGACCGACCGCCAGCGCACGGTAATCCTATCGGATGGCATCGAACATTCTGCTTGGAAAGTGCAGTTCCGCGATATGAACTCCACCGACGGCGGCATCATGCGAGTGTACTACGCCTGGAGCGACGACGGCGTATGGTCGGCAGCCGAACAACCGCGAATTGCCTTCGGCACCAAGCCATTCTTATTTAAGGTTCAGGTAGTGGTGCGACTTTCTGAAGCGGCCGCTTCACAAGCCAGCGACCCTGGACAGTCGTTCTTGAGTGAATTCATACCGGTCTTTAGAAAACTCATCGACCGGCACAAATTAGGTAGGGGCAACAAGCAGTAG
- a CDS encoding sugar transferase codes for MSSTTITRKHTERLRGTEPISDTLKPALIPARYFAWKPWIERPMAAILLLPAAMVIAALVILVRCTSSGPAIFRQQRVGRNGRIFTMYKIRTMRQDAETLTGAVWAQQGDPRITTVGRVLRKLHLDEFPQLINVLKGDMSLIGPRPERPEFTQRLGIEVPGYLDRLQVLPGITGLAQINLPPDTDIESVRRKLHLDLRYVSEASLFLDLRMFLCTATRIVGVPGDLAMRSFGLRRPVPLHLEHAQQFQVHQGVNGANHYSTKRAAIHPHNGHSTNGSGHLDESTVNRVVEAISQTADS; via the coding sequence ATGTCATCTACTACGATTACCAGAAAACATACCGAACGATTGCGCGGAACAGAACCGATTTCGGATACGCTTAAACCAGCGCTTATCCCAGCGCGATATTTTGCCTGGAAGCCCTGGATCGAGCGACCGATGGCTGCGATTCTGCTGCTGCCAGCGGCAATGGTCATTGCGGCGTTGGTGATTCTCGTCCGCTGCACTTCTTCGGGACCGGCCATCTTTCGCCAACAACGTGTGGGGCGAAATGGGCGAATCTTTACGATGTATAAAATCCGAACCATGCGGCAGGATGCCGAAACTCTCACCGGTGCCGTGTGGGCGCAGCAGGGCGATCCACGGATTACGACGGTGGGCCGCGTTTTGCGAAAGCTTCATTTGGATGAGTTTCCGCAACTCATCAACGTGCTTAAGGGAGATATGTCACTGATCGGCCCACGCCCCGAACGCCCCGAGTTCACTCAGCGGCTCGGCATCGAAGTCCCCGGCTATCTCGATCGCTTGCAGGTGCTGCCCGGCATCACCGGACTGGCGCAAATTAACCTTCCCCCAGACACGGACATTGAAAGCGTGCGCCGCAAACTGCACCTCGACTTGCGCTATGTATCCGAGGCTAGTTTATTCCTCGATCTGCGCATGTTCCTCTGCACGGCGACACGCATTGTCGGCGTTCCCGGCGATCTGGCGATGCGAAGCTTCGGCCTACGCCGCCCCGTGCCCCTGCATTTGGAACATGCTCAACAATTCCAGGTGCATCAGGGCGTTAACGGCGCAAATCATTATTCAACAAAGCGAGCAGCGATTCATCCTCACAACGGTCATTCCACCAACGGCAGCGGGCATCTAGATGAGTCGACCGTCAACCGCGTCGTCGAGGCCATTTCTCAAACGGCGGATTCTTAG
- a CDS encoding DUF3473 domain-containing protein: MLNALTIDVEDYYHVSAFEQYVDRNRWDQYESRVVPSTRRLLEIFDHHQVQATFFVLGWVAQRHPQLVKDIAAAGHEVGSHTYWHRLIYQQSPAEFREDLRRSRDVLEDILGVAVTLFRAPSFSITAQSLWALEVLVEEGFQADSSIFPVRRGRYGIVGAPQCLYRLQTKSGPICEFPPSVLRIAGKNVPVCGGGYFRLYPGLVTHTCLARFNRQHAMPFVFYLHPWEIDPQQPRLGVGTAINRLRHYVNLRRTEKKFNNLLERFQFGTVSAAIAASNFDPFEPALLSRELTAA, translated from the coding sequence ATGCTCAACGCTTTGACGATCGACGTGGAAGATTACTACCACGTGAGCGCTTTCGAGCAATACGTCGATCGAAATCGTTGGGATCAGTACGAAAGCCGAGTGGTTCCATCCACGCGGCGGCTGTTGGAAATCTTCGATCATCACCAAGTGCAAGCGACGTTTTTCGTGTTGGGCTGGGTCGCGCAGCGCCATCCGCAGCTCGTGAAGGACATTGCCGCGGCGGGACATGAAGTCGGCTCGCATACGTATTGGCATCGCTTGATCTATCAACAATCGCCGGCAGAATTTCGTGAAGATTTGCGGCGGTCGCGCGATGTGCTGGAAGATATCCTTGGCGTTGCGGTCACGCTGTTTCGCGCGCCGAGCTTTTCGATAACCGCGCAGTCTCTCTGGGCGTTGGAGGTACTCGTGGAAGAGGGATTTCAAGCCGACTCGAGTATTTTTCCCGTGCGCCGAGGTCGATATGGCATCGTGGGCGCGCCGCAATGCCTTTACCGGCTGCAAACGAAATCAGGCCCAATTTGCGAATTCCCTCCCTCCGTTCTGCGGATTGCTGGCAAGAATGTGCCGGTTTGCGGCGGAGGCTATTTCCGCTTGTACCCCGGCCTGGTCACGCACACCTGCCTGGCGAGGTTTAATCGGCAACACGCAATGCCGTTCGTCTTTTATTTGCATCCCTGGGAAATCGATCCTCAGCAGCCACGCTTGGGCGTCGGCACGGCGATCAATCGACTGCGCCATTATGTGAACCTGCGCCGAACCGAGAAAAAGTTCAACAACTTGCTCGAGCGATTCCAGTTCGGCACCGTATCGGCAGCGATCGCGGCTTCCAACTTTGATCCATTTGAACCGGCTTTGCTCAGCCGTGAACTGACCGCCGCATGA
- a CDS encoding TIGR03087 family PEP-CTERM/XrtA system glycosyltransferase: MMLHETILVAGKAGESRGALRPKILYLTHRVPYPPNRGDRIRSYHTLKYLAERATVDLACLADEPVEDGSIDVLAGLCRRAAIAPLGKLDRWRRALASLARGRSATEGLFYCPQLFRTLAKWSVDTQYDAVLAFCSSMTPYLDAGRLPDMPTFVDLVDVDSQKWFDYAELAHWPKSWLYRLEGRRVRRLEQQLAARSNAVFVVSENEANVLRSFCPNRDIHSIPNGVDLDYFKPSQYKQEPTDPECVFVGALDYRANIDGVTWFCRDVWPQVRAKHPTARLKLVGRCPSDAVRQLAKLPGADVAADVPDVRPYLHSAQVVIAPLRIARGVQNKVLEAFAAAKPVVATSAALVGIPATAGEHVYQADDPAQWLTALSELFAQPARRQQLAAAARRFAAAHYDWSTCLSPLESILSLAPQSCNTADSKLFGRSPISARRLPQPT, encoded by the coding sequence ATGATGCTTCACGAAACCATCTTGGTTGCAGGCAAAGCCGGTGAATCGCGCGGCGCGCTGCGTCCAAAGATTCTGTATCTCACTCATCGCGTTCCCTACCCGCCCAATCGCGGCGATCGGATTCGCTCGTACCACACACTGAAATATTTAGCCGAGCGGGCAACGGTCGATCTTGCGTGCCTGGCCGATGAGCCGGTCGAAGACGGGTCGATCGATGTGCTGGCGGGCTTGTGCCGCCGGGCCGCCATTGCGCCGCTGGGAAAACTCGACCGCTGGAGACGCGCGTTGGCGTCATTGGCGCGCGGCCGTTCGGCGACAGAAGGATTGTTCTATTGCCCTCAACTATTTCGCACGCTTGCCAAATGGTCCGTGGACACTCAGTACGACGCCGTCCTGGCGTTTTGCTCGAGCATGACCCCCTACTTAGATGCCGGTCGCCTTCCCGACATGCCGACCTTTGTCGATCTAGTCGATGTCGATAGCCAAAAGTGGTTCGATTATGCTGAATTAGCTCACTGGCCGAAGAGCTGGCTCTATCGACTTGAAGGACGCCGCGTGCGTCGGCTCGAGCAGCAGCTAGCAGCACGCTCGAATGCAGTCTTCGTCGTGAGTGAAAACGAAGCCAACGTGCTGCGCAGCTTTTGCCCAAACCGCGACATCCACTCTATTCCCAACGGAGTCGATCTCGATTACTTCAAGCCCTCGCAATACAAACAAGAGCCAACCGATCCGGAATGTGTGTTTGTCGGCGCACTCGATTACCGCGCGAATATCGACGGCGTAACGTGGTTTTGCCGCGATGTTTGGCCACAAGTTCGAGCGAAACATCCAACCGCCCGATTGAAGTTGGTGGGCCGGTGCCCCTCCGATGCGGTTCGGCAATTGGCTAAATTGCCCGGCGCCGATGTGGCCGCCGACGTGCCCGACGTTCGGCCGTATCTGCACTCGGCTCAGGTGGTGATCGCCCCGCTCCGCATCGCCCGCGGCGTACAAAATAAGGTGCTCGAAGCGTTTGCCGCCGCCAAACCGGTGGTTGCGACTTCCGCGGCACTGGTTGGCATTCCGGCCACCGCAGGCGAGCACGTTTACCAGGCAGACGACCCGGCCCAGTGGCTGACGGCGCTTTCCGAGTTGTTTGCGCAGCCCGCTCGCCGGCAGCAACTGGCCGCTGCCGCTCGGCGATTTGCCGCGGCCCACTACGACTGGTCAACTTGCCTTTCGCCGCTCGAATCGATCCTTTCCCTCGCACCGCAATCGTGCAATACGGCCGACAGCAAACTGTTCGGTCGCTCCCCAATCTCAGCTCGTCGGCTGCCGCAGCCAACTTGA
- a CDS encoding ABC transporter permease → MSIDLETTPLPAEADPTAPVAHENAPPASQHVTIIEARPGWKFVDFAELWRYRELLYFLVWRDVKVRYKQTVLGALWAILQPVATMLVFSLFFGRMAEMPSDLVPYPLFVLAGLVPWTFFSNALSQAGGSVVGSQNLVTKVYFPRLFIPLGAIGAGLVDFAIAFVVLIVLMLGYGVLPSAGMLLMPLLTLDLIAAALGVGVLLSALTVAYRDFRHVVPFMVQLWMFATPCIYMSTQTFGPRWNAILPLNPAFGIISNMRAAVLSKPLDLYSLSISTAVALAFLVIGCMYFRRVERSFADII, encoded by the coding sequence ATGAGCATCGACCTGGAAACAACGCCCCTCCCTGCCGAAGCCGATCCCACGGCTCCGGTTGCGCACGAAAATGCACCCCCGGCTTCCCAGCACGTCACGATCATCGAGGCCCGGCCTGGCTGGAAATTTGTTGACTTCGCAGAATTGTGGCGGTATCGCGAATTGCTCTATTTCCTCGTCTGGCGCGATGTCAAAGTGCGTTATAAGCAAACGGTGCTGGGCGCGCTGTGGGCGATTCTGCAGCCGGTGGCCACGATGCTCGTCTTCAGTTTGTTTTTCGGGCGGATGGCGGAAATGCCGTCCGACCTGGTTCCCTATCCGCTGTTTGTGCTGGCCGGCCTCGTTCCCTGGACGTTTTTCTCCAACGCCCTCAGCCAGGCCGGCGGCAGCGTCGTCGGCAGCCAAAACCTAGTCACCAAGGTCTATTTTCCGCGGCTGTTCATTCCGCTGGGGGCAATCGGTGCCGGGCTGGTCGATTTTGCCATCGCCTTTGTGGTGCTGATTGTGCTGATGCTCGGTTACGGAGTGCTTCCTAGCGCTGGCATGCTACTCATGCCGCTGCTGACGCTCGATCTGATCGCGGCGGCCCTAGGGGTGGGCGTGCTGCTCTCGGCGTTGACGGTGGCCTACCGCGATTTTCGCCACGTCGTGCCGTTCATGGTGCAGTTGTGGATGTTCGCCACGCCCTGCATCTACATGAGCACGCAAACCTTCGGCCCGCGGTGGAATGCCATCCTGCCGCTGAACCCGGCCTTCGGCATTATTTCCAACATGCGAGCGGCGGTGCTGAGTAAGCCGCTCGATTTGTACTCGCTATCGATTTCGACGGCAGTAGCGCTGGCATTTTTGGTAATCGGCTGCATGTATTTCCGGCGCGTGGAGCGGTCGTTTGCGGATATTATTTAG
- a CDS encoding methyltransferase domain-containing protein has protein sequence MTTIIQHSSPSRHRSVEVRTPLTNELNRVFDQKYGPAEKAGPNVRLWKRVGYYTPDEHYEALVSTLVNEKTVWLDVGCGRGLFPTNLKLAAELAGRCARLVGIDPDDTIHKNSLVHDYVQATVEDFTTEECFTLITMRMVAEHISDPQAVLTSLRRLLSPGGVVVLFTPFRWSPLSLAARLLPHRLHHPIKHLLWRTQEEDTFRVEYKLNTRRQLRRIFSRNDFEEVSFQRLADCASTWRFPRLHLVELAFCRAIQRLDLPYPEHCILAAFQKKS, from the coding sequence TTGACGACCATCATTCAACACTCGTCGCCGTCTCGTCATCGCTCCGTGGAAGTGCGCACACCCCTTACAAACGAACTAAATCGGGTGTTCGACCAAAAATACGGCCCCGCCGAAAAGGCTGGCCCCAACGTACGGCTTTGGAAACGTGTCGGGTACTATACGCCCGATGAGCACTACGAAGCACTCGTCAGCACCTTAGTCAACGAAAAAACAGTATGGCTCGACGTAGGTTGTGGTCGCGGCCTGTTTCCGACGAACCTGAAATTGGCGGCGGAGTTGGCCGGTCGGTGTGCACGATTGGTCGGAATCGATCCGGACGATACAATTCACAAAAATTCGCTCGTCCATGACTATGTTCAAGCCACCGTCGAGGATTTTACTACGGAAGAGTGCTTCACGCTGATCACTATGCGAATGGTGGCCGAACATATTTCCGACCCGCAAGCGGTGCTGACAAGTCTTCGCAGGCTACTCAGCCCCGGTGGCGTCGTCGTGCTCTTCACACCTTTCCGCTGGAGCCCCCTTTCCCTCGCGGCGCGCCTGCTTCCCCACCGCTTGCATCACCCTATTAAGCACCTGCTTTGGCGCACCCAAGAAGAAGACACGTTTCGAGTCGAGTACAAACTGAATACCAGGCGCCAATTGAGGCGGATATTTAGTCGCAACGACTTTGAAGAGGTTTCGTTTCAAAGGTTGGCGGATTGCGCCTCAACTTGGCGCTTTCCCAGGCTGCACCTTGTAGAGCTCGCTTTTTGTCGGGCAATTCAGCGGCTGGACTTGCCGTATCCTGAACACTGCATTTTGGCCGCCTTCCAGAAGAAGTCGTGA
- a CDS encoding O-antigen ligase family protein: protein MKGLLFTYALTYGGALASLVNPFIGLLIYVCFAIIKPESLWHYSVPAGNYSRIVAAALLAGWAFQGFGDWNFGRARVVVWSLLGFMAWYMLSAIFAINQEVAWGDVEAKGKVVLPFLVGITIVRSPAQLKQLAWVIMLSQGFVAYEANMSYLTGGFNWIREIGFGGMDNNCCAIAMVCGTGFAFFLGLAETGWKRWLAFAAAAFMAHAIMISNSRGGMLALMITGGASFVLIRKQPVHYVYLLLAVIVGVRMAGPSVWERFNTTFAAQEDRDESAQSRIDLWKVCLQITASNPIFGIGPNNTPLVTHEYGFTKGKSPHTLWLQTASDLGLPGIAMLLTFYFSAILGLWRLAKEFDPLAPELADSCRMVIAALIGFMVAAQFVSLLGLELPFYVALVGAGYLKFSGALLASFSAAHYEEPNEIDTAAEHSLLAATS from the coding sequence GTGAAGGGCCTGCTATTCACCTACGCTCTGACCTACGGCGGCGCACTGGCGTCGCTCGTGAATCCCTTCATTGGCCTGCTGATCTACGTCTGCTTTGCGATCATTAAGCCCGAATCGCTCTGGCACTATTCGGTTCCCGCAGGCAACTATAGCCGAATCGTGGCGGCTGCCCTTTTGGCGGGCTGGGCGTTTCAGGGGTTTGGCGATTGGAACTTCGGCCGGGCGCGAGTCGTCGTCTGGTCGCTGCTGGGGTTTATGGCTTGGTACATGCTGAGTGCCATTTTCGCGATCAATCAAGAAGTCGCCTGGGGCGATGTCGAAGCGAAAGGCAAGGTGGTGCTGCCGTTTCTCGTCGGCATCACGATCGTCCGCTCGCCGGCGCAGCTCAAGCAGCTCGCCTGGGTAATCATGCTCAGCCAGGGCTTTGTCGCCTACGAAGCCAACATGTCGTACCTTACCGGCGGCTTTAATTGGATTCGCGAAATTGGCTTCGGCGGCATGGATAACAATTGCTGTGCCATCGCAATGGTCTGCGGAACCGGCTTCGCTTTCTTTCTGGGCCTGGCCGAAACGGGCTGGAAGCGCTGGCTGGCGTTTGCGGCAGCCGCATTCATGGCGCACGCCATCATGATCTCCAATTCCCGCGGCGGCATGTTGGCTCTGATGATCACCGGCGGTGCGTCGTTCGTACTGATTCGTAAGCAGCCGGTGCATTACGTATACCTGCTGCTGGCGGTCATCGTCGGTGTGCGGATGGCCGGTCCATCGGTCTGGGAACGGTTCAACACGACGTTTGCCGCCCAAGAAGACCGCGACGAGTCGGCTCAAAGTCGCATCGACCTGTGGAAAGTTTGCCTCCAAATCACCGCCAGCAATCCAATCTTTGGCATCGGGCCGAACAATACGCCGCTGGTGACGCACGAGTACGGCTTCACAAAGGGCAAATCGCCCCACACGCTCTGGTTGCAAACAGCTTCGGACTTAGGGCTGCCCGGCATTGCCATGCTGCTCACGTTCTACTTCTCGGCAATTCTGGGACTTTGGCGTCTGGCAAAAGAGTTCGATCCGCTCGCTCCAGAACTTGCCGATAGCTGCCGCATGGTGATTGCCGCGCTGATAGGTTTCATGGTGGCCGCCCAGTTTGTTTCGCTCTTGGGGCTGGAGCTGCCGTTTTATGTGGCGCTTGTGGGGGCCGGATACTTGAAGTTTTCCGGCGCGCTGCTCGCGTCGTTCTCTGCTGCGCATTACGAAGAGCCGAACGAGATCGACACAGCGGCGGAGCACTCCTTGCTGGCTGCGACTTCATGA